Proteins encoded in a region of the Perca fluviatilis chromosome 6, GENO_Pfluv_1.0, whole genome shotgun sequence genome:
- the cabp1a gene encoding calcium-binding protein 1a isoform X5, producing the protein MEKMADLGLGISRVTALSLDRELRPEEMDELRDAFKEFDKNKDGFISCKDLGNCMRTMGYMPTEMELIELSQQINMNLGGHVDFEDFVELMGPKLLAETADMIGIKELKDAFREFDTNGDGAISTSELRDAMRKLLGQQVGLNEVEDILRDVDLNGDGLVDFEEFVRMMSR; encoded by the exons AGCGCTGTCATTG GACAGAGAGCTGCGGCCAGAGGAAATGGATG AGTTGCGGGATGCTTTCAAAGAGTTTGACAAGAACAAGGACGGTTTCATCAGCTGTAAAGACCTAGGGAACTGTATGAGAACCATGGGATACATGCCCACTGAAATGGAGCTGATTGAACTGAGTCAACAGATAAACATGAACT TGGGAGGTCATGTTGATTTTGAGGACTTTGTAGAGCTGATGGGCCCAAAACTCCTCGCCGAAACTGCAGACATGATTGGAATAAAAGAGTTAAAAGACGCGTTTAGAGAG TTTGACACTAATGGTGACGGGGCCATAAGCACATCTGAGCTCCGAGATGCAATGAGGAAGTTGTTGGGCCAACAG GTGGGTTTAAACGAAGTAGAAGATATCCTGAGGGATGTTGACCTGAATGGTGACGGGCTTGTTGACTTCGAAG AGTTTGTACGAATGATGTCTCGCTAA
- the cabp1a gene encoding calcium-binding protein 1a isoform X6, producing the protein MERISMTDRDDRELRPEEMDELRDAFKEFDKNKDGFISCKDLGNCMRTMGYMPTEMELIELSQQINMNLGGHVDFEDFVELMGPKLLAETADMIGIKELKDAFREFDTNGDGAISTSELRDAMRKLLGQQVGLNEVEDILRDVDLNGDGLVDFEEFVRMMSR; encoded by the exons GACAGAGAGCTGCGGCCAGAGGAAATGGATG AGTTGCGGGATGCTTTCAAAGAGTTTGACAAGAACAAGGACGGTTTCATCAGCTGTAAAGACCTAGGGAACTGTATGAGAACCATGGGATACATGCCCACTGAAATGGAGCTGATTGAACTGAGTCAACAGATAAACATGAACT TGGGAGGTCATGTTGATTTTGAGGACTTTGTAGAGCTGATGGGCCCAAAACTCCTCGCCGAAACTGCAGACATGATTGGAATAAAAGAGTTAAAAGACGCGTTTAGAGAG TTTGACACTAATGGTGACGGGGCCATAAGCACATCTGAGCTCCGAGATGCAATGAGGAAGTTGTTGGGCCAACAG GTGGGTTTAAACGAAGTAGAAGATATCCTGAGGGATGTTGACCTGAATGGTGACGGGCTTGTTGACTTCGAAG AGTTTGTACGAATGATGTCTCGCTAA